The nucleotide window TGGTCGGCATGACGAACGGCCGGGCATCGGCGGGCCGCAGGTCGACCACCGGGCCGAGCACCTCGGGAATCACGTCGCCGGCCTTGCGCAGCACCACCGTGTCGCCGATCAGCACACCCTTACGCTCCACCTCGCGGGCGTTGTGCAGGGTGGCGAGCGCGACTGTGGAACCGGCCACGCGCACCGGCTCGAGCACGGCGAACGGAGTGACCCGGCCGGTGCGTCCCACGTTGACGTCGATGTCGAGCAGCTTGGTGGTGACCTCCTCCGGCGGGTACTTGAAGGCGATCGCCCAGCGCGGGGCACGACTTGTCGACCCGAGCCGGCCCTGGATGGAGACCGGATCGACCTTGACCACCACACCGTCGATCTCGTGCTCGACGTCGTGCCGGTGCTCGGCGTAGTAGGCGATGAACTCCGCCACGCCGGCCAGGTCCGGAACGACCCGCCACCGGTCGCTGGTCGGCAACCCCCACGACTTCAGTGCCGCGTACGACTCGGACTGTGCCGTGGGCTGGAACCCACGGCGGGCGCCGATGCCGTGCACCACCAGGCGCAGCGGCCGGGTGGCGGTGACCCGCGGATCCTTCTGTCGCAGGCTGCCGGCGGCGGCGTTGCGAGGGTTGGCGAAGGGCGCCTTGCCCTGCTCCACCAGACCCGCGTTGAGATCGGCGAACGCGGCGATCGGGAAGTAGATCTCGCCCCGGACCTCCACCAGCTCGGGAATGTCCGGGAATTCGCCGGACGGGGTGAGCTGGCTGGGCACGTCCCGGATGCTGCGCACGTTGGCGGTGACGTCCTCGCCGGTGCGCCCGTCGCCCCGGGTGGCGGCCCGGACCAGCCGGCCGTTCTCGTAGGTCAGGTTGATCGCCAACCCGTCGACCTTCAACTCGCACAGGTAGGGCACCGGACCGCCCGCGTCCCGTTCGACCCGCTCGGCCCAGGCCGCCAGCTCCTCGTCGGCGAAGGCGTTGTCGAGCGAGAGCATCCGTTCGGCGTGGGTGACCGCTGTGAAGTCGGTGGAGAACGTGCCGCCCACCCGTTGGGTCGGCGAGTCGGGCGTCCGCAGCGCCGGAAACTCCGCCTCCAGTGCCTCCAACTCGCGCAACTGCCTGTCGAAGTCGGCGTCGGGGATCGTCGGCGCGTCCAGGACGTAGTAGCGGTACTGGTGCTCGGTCAACTCCTGGCTGAGCGCGGCATGCCGCTCCCGGGCCTGCGGCGTCGGCTCAGCCCCGGCCGCCGCCTCCTGCGCCGGGCTGACCTGCTGACCGATCTGCTCCTCGGACACACCGCCACCTTCGGACACGCCTGCGACCTCCCTGATCACGCTACTCCGGCACGGTATCGGGCCGGTGGGACAATCCGCCGCCCGCCCGCGCAGGGAGCGACCTCGCCCTCAGCCACGTTCGGTGATCACGGGTGACGGTGGGGTGCCCCGGTGCGGTGGGCGGCCGCGGTGTGGTTGGCGGGCGGCACGGGCGGTGGCGTGCGAGGATCGCCGGACGATGGCGGCCCGTGGGCCGCCGGGACACGGAGGTACGGATGCCCGAGGCACTGCTCTGGGCGGTGGCGATCCTGCTGGCGGTGGCCGCCGGCTGGGCGTGGAACAGTTGGCGGCACCGGGTGACCACCCGGCGTCCGGGCACCCGGCCGGGTCGGGGCGGCACGGGTGGCCGTCGTTCCACCCCGCCACGGCCCCGTGGCGCCGAACGGCCGTCCACCAAACCCCGCTCGCGCGACACCGACCGGCACGGCGACACCCCGGCGCCGGGCGAGATCTGGTGGGCCGACGTGCCCTACGCCGACGGCAGCGGATCGAAGGTGCGCCCGTGTCTGGTGCTGCGCGCCGACTCCCGGGGCGCTGACGTCCTGAAGATCACCAGCCAGGACAAGAGCGACCGGGACGACCATGTCCGGATTCCCACCCGGGACTGGGACCCCGGTGCGGAGCACGACAGCTACCTCAGCCTCACCGAGCCGATTCGACTCAGTTCGGCCGCCTTCGCCGACCACGCCGGGCGCTGCGACGCCGACCTGTGGCGAAAGGTCCGCAGCCTGCGCCACCTACCCACCCCCTGACCGCCCTCGTGGCCGCCCGGTCAGTCCCAGGTCGCGCCGAGCGTGGCGAGCTGGTCGGCGTACTCGATGCGGTTGGCCCAGTCGCGCGGCCAGGCGGTCATGCCGACGGCCGCGCCCACGAAAGCGCCGGCCAGGGCGGCGATCGAGTCGGAGTCGCCGGCGGTGGTCGCGCCCCGGGCCAGTGCCGAGACCGGATCGTCGGCGTGCCGGACGGCGCAGAGCACCGCGGTGGCCAGCGCCTCCTCGGCCACCCAGCCCTCCCCGGTGGCCTGGCACGGGTCGGTGCCGTCGTCCGGCTGCGCCAGGGTGTTGGTCAGCCGGCCCAGCACCGTCAGGCACTCGTCCCAGCCCTGGGCGATGAACTCCTCCGGAGAGCCGGAACCCGCGCATTGCCAGAGGTCACCCAGCCACCGCTCCCGGTAGACCAGGCGCTGGGACAGTGCCCGCTCGATCAGCACCGCGGGAAGTTCGGGCAGCGGGACGCCCGCGCGCAGCGCGAAGACCGCGTACGCGGTGAGTTCGCTGGCGGCCAAGCCGGTCGGGTGGCCGTGGGTCAGCCCGGCCTGCAACTGGGCCAACCCGGCGAGCGTGTCGAGGTCCGTGTCGAGCAACCCGACCGGCGTGACCCGCATGTTGGCCCCGCAGCCCTTCGAGCCGACCACTGTCGCCTCCTGCCAGCGCACCCCACGGCTCAGCTCGGCGCAGGCCCGCAGGCAGGTCATCCCCGGGGCACGGTTGTTGTCCGGGCTGACCGCCCAGGCCAGGAAGCGCTGCCGCAGCAGTGGCTCCACCGCCTCCGGCGTGAACGACGGCGCCTCGCGCAGCGCCCAACCCACGGCCAGCGCCATCTGGGTGTCGTCGGTGACCAGCGCCGGCTCGCCGGACAGCTCACGCGGACCGGTCGGGCCGTACCGACGCTCGATCTCGGTGACGGTCAGGAACTCGGTCGGCTTGCCCAGCGCGTCACCGTAGGCGAGGCCGAAGAGCGAACCGGAGGCGCGCAGCGCGGAGGTGTGGATCACGGCGGCCATGATGCCCGACCGCCGCAACCCACGGGTGCGTGCTCAGTCCCAGCAGAGGCAGAACGGGTGGCCGGCCGGGTCGGCGTAGACCCGGAAGCCCTCGCCCTCACCCGGCAGCCGCCGAGCCCCGAGCGCGAGCGCCGCCTTCTCGGCGGCCTCGATGTCGTCCACCGTCACGTCGAGGTGGAACTGCTGTGGACGCTCGGGATCCGGCCAGGCCGGGGGCCGCAGGTTGAGCGCCTGTTGGAAGGCGAGGCGCGGCTGGTGACCGGGCGGGCCGCCCAGCACCACCCAGTCGTCAGCGGAGTCGCCCTCGGCGAGAGGTACGCCGAGCAGCTCGGCGTAGAACGCCGCCAATGCTCGCGGGTCCGGGCAGTCGATCACCACTGAACGCAGCTGTCCAATCATGACCGTCATCCTGCCCACCGGGTACGACCGGAAACCTCAGTCCTCGGCGAAGCGCCGGCCGGCGTCCCGGCACGCGGCGAGCACGGCCCGGGTGTACTCCGGGGTCGCGCCGGCGAGGCCGCAGGCCGGGGTGACCACCACCTGCTCGGCGAGCTGCCGACGGGGGAAGCCGAGGCGGTCCCAGAGCTGGCGTACCCGGTCGGCGATCTGTGCGGAGGTCGGCGCGCCACCGGCCGACGGCGGCCGGGTCGGCGCGGCCCCGGCCAACAACCCGAGGCCGGCGTCGAGCGCCTCGCCCAGCGGGTCGAGCTTGGTGACGAGATCCAGGTCGAGGGCGACCGCGACGGCGCCGGTGGAACGGATCAGCTCCAGCGGCACGTCCGGGGCGCAGCAGTGCACGAGCGTCGGCACGCCGACCGCCTCGACGACCGTACGCAACAGGGCGGCGGCGTCCACCGGATCGACCGCCCGGTACGCGCCCAGCCCGCTCTCGGTCGGCACCCGCCCGGCCAGCACTGTCGGCAGTGACGGTTCGTCCAGTTGCAGCAGCACCGATGCCTGGGGCAGCCGGCGGGCGACCGCCGCGACGTGTGCGCGCAGCCCTTCGGCGAGGGAGCCGGTCAGGTCGCGGACCGCGCCGGGATCGCGCAGCATTCGGCCACCGATCGGCAACTCCAGGGAGGCGGCCAGCGTGAGCGGGCCGGCGGCCTGCACCTTGATCGGCCCGGCGTACCCCTCGGCCTGCTCGGCGAGCTGGTCCAGGTCGCGTTCCATCAGGTCACGGGCCCGGCGCAGGTCACGGCCCGGGCGTGGGGCGACCCGCCAGCGCCCCGCGTACACCTCGACGGGCAGTTCGACGAGCAGCCCGAGGGACCGGCCGATCATGTCCGCGCCGGGGCCACGGGCCGGCAGCTCGGGCAGGTGGGGCAGCTCGGGAAGCTCACCGAGGACCACCCGCTGGGCCTCGCCGATGTCGGTGCCGGGCAGCGAACCAATTCCGGTTGCCGCGCCGGTCGGCCAGGGCCACGCCTGATCTGTCACGGGCGAAGGCTATCCCGCGAACACCCGGGCCGTGCGGTCAGCCGGTGATGGTCGCGGAGCCGAGGACCACGTCGCCGGCCGGGTCCGGTCGGTACGCCACCACGGCCTGACCGGCGGCGACGCCGCGTACCGGTCGACGCAGCTCGGCGTGCAGCCGGTCACCGTCGAGGGCGACGGTCGCCGGCGTCACGTCGCCGTGCGCGCGCAACTGCACCTCGCACTCGACCGGCACGTCCGGGCGCGCGCTGCCGGTCCAGACCGGGCGTACGGCGTGCACGTCGGACACCTCGAGCGCCTCGGCCGGGCCGACCGTCACCGTGTTGGTCTTCGGGGTGATGGAGAGCACGTAGCGCGGTCGGCCGTCCGGGGCGGGCCGGTCCAGGTGCAGCCCGCGACGCTGCCCCACCGTGTACGCGTACGCGCCGCTGTGGCTGCCGACGACCGCGCCGGTGGACGCGTCCACCACGTCGCCGGGCGCCTCACCGAGCCGGCCGGCGAGGAAGCCGCGGGTGTCCCCGTCGGCGATGAAGCAGATGTCGTGCGAGTCCGGCTTGTCGGCCACCGCCAGGCCACGCTCGGCGGCCTCCGCGCGGACCTGCGCCTTGGTCGAGTCACCGAGCGGGAAGATCGACCGGTCGAGCTGCTCGCGGGTGAGCACGGCGAGCACGTACGACTGGTCCTTGGCCAGGTCGACACTGCGCCGCAGCAGCCCGTCCGCGCCGAGGCGGGCGTGGTGCCCGGTGACCACCGCGTCGAAGCCCAGGGCCACGGCCCGGTCCAGCACCGCCGCGAACTTGATCTTCTCGTTGCAACGCAGGCAGGGGTTCGGTGTACGGCCGGCGGCGTACTCGGCAACGAAGTCGTCGACCACGTCCTCGTGGAAGCGGTCGGCCATGTCCCACACGTAGAACGGGATGCCGATCACGTCGGATGCCCGCCGGGCGTCCCGGGAATCCTCCAGGGTGCAGCAGCCGCGCGCCCCGGTCCGATAGGTCTGTGGGTTGCGGGCCAGGGCCAGGTGTACGCCTGTCACGTCATGCCCGGCCGCCACCGCCCGCGCCGCAGCCACGGCCGAGTCAACCCCACCCGACATCGCCGCCAGAACCCTCACCGACCCACTCCCCTTCGCCGTCCCCATCACAACCCTATCCACCAGCCCCGAAAACCCCCGCTCCCGTGCCCGCCCGGCCCCCGCCCGCGCGATCTTGCAGTTTCTGCGGCGACATAAGCCGCACAAGGCGCGAACGGCCATCCGAAAGTGCAAGATCGCGGGGATGGAGGGCTGGGTGGGGCTAGCGGGGGGTGCGGAGGGCGGCGGCTCGGCGGGCTCGCTCCACCGCCGCCGGGAGGGCCGCGATCAGCGCGTCGACGTCGGCCTGGGTGCTGGTGTGGCCCAGGGTGAACCGCAGGGAGGAGCGGGCGCGGTCGTCGTCGGCGCCCATCGCGAGCAACACGTGCGAGGGCTGGGCCACGCCGGCCGAGCAGGCGGAGCCGGTCGAGCAGGCGATCCCCTGCGCGTCGAGCAGGAGCAGCAGCGCGTCGCCCTCGCAGCCGGGGAAGGAGAAGTGCGCGTTGCCGGGCAGCCGGTCGGTCGGGTCACCGTTGTAGATCACCTCGGGCACCGCCTGGCGAACCCGCTCGATCAGGTCGTCGCGGAGCGCGGCCACCCGGGCCGCGTACTCCTGCTGGCCCTTCACGGCCGTCTCGACGGCGACCGCGAAGGCGACGATGCCGGCGGTGTCCAGGGTGCCGGAGCGGATGTCGCGTTCCTGGCCGCC belongs to Micromonospora ureilytica and includes:
- the ligA gene encoding NAD-dependent DNA ligase LigA, whose translation is MSEEQIGQQVSPAQEAAAGAEPTPQARERHAALSQELTEHQYRYYVLDAPTIPDADFDRQLRELEALEAEFPALRTPDSPTQRVGGTFSTDFTAVTHAERMLSLDNAFADEELAAWAERVERDAGGPVPYLCELKVDGLAINLTYENGRLVRAATRGDGRTGEDVTANVRSIRDVPSQLTPSGEFPDIPELVEVRGEIYFPIAAFADLNAGLVEQGKAPFANPRNAAAGSLRQKDPRVTATRPLRLVVHGIGARRGFQPTAQSESYAALKSWGLPTSDRWRVVPDLAGVAEFIAYYAEHRHDVEHEIDGVVVKVDPVSIQGRLGSTSRAPRWAIAFKYPPEEVTTKLLDIDVNVGRTGRVTPFAVLEPVRVAGSTVALATLHNAREVERKGVLIGDTVVLRKAGDVIPEVLGPVVDLRPADARPFVMPTSCPACGTPLAPSKEGDVDIRCPNTRSCPAQLRERVFHLAGRGGFDIEVLGYKGAAALLDAEIISDEGDLFHLDAEQLSRSPFFVNKDGSLGSNATKLLDNLAVARERDLWRVLVALSIRHVGPTAAQALARHFRSMDAIDAATEEELSSVDGVGPTIAASIREWFAVDWHREVVRKWAEAGVRMAEEAVDEGPRPLEGLTVVVTGTLAGFSRDQAAEAVQIRGGKVSGSVSKKTSFVVVGDNPGSKADKATSLKVPVLDEDGFRLLLDAGPDAARDVAQLGG
- a CDS encoding type II toxin-antitoxin system PemK/MazF family toxin — protein: MPEALLWAVAILLAVAAGWAWNSWRHRVTTRRPGTRPGRGGTGGRRSTPPRPRGAERPSTKPRSRDTDRHGDTPAPGEIWWADVPYADGSGSKVRPCLVLRADSRGADVLKITSQDKSDRDDHVRIPTRDWDPGAEHDSYLSLTEPIRLSSAAFADHAGRCDADLWRKVRSLRHLPTP
- a CDS encoding ADP-ribosylglycohydrolase family protein, giving the protein MAAVIHTSALRASGSLFGLAYGDALGKPTEFLTVTEIERRYGPTGPRELSGEPALVTDDTQMALAVGWALREAPSFTPEAVEPLLRQRFLAWAVSPDNNRAPGMTCLRACAELSRGVRWQEATVVGSKGCGANMRVTPVGLLDTDLDTLAGLAQLQAGLTHGHPTGLAASELTAYAVFALRAGVPLPELPAVLIERALSQRLVYRERWLGDLWQCAGSGSPEEFIAQGWDECLTVLGRLTNTLAQPDDGTDPCQATGEGWVAEEALATAVLCAVRHADDPVSALARGATTAGDSDSIAALAGAFVGAAVGMTAWPRDWANRIEYADQLATLGATWD
- a CDS encoding VOC family protein codes for the protein MIGQLRSVVIDCPDPRALAAFYAELLGVPLAEGDSADDWVVLGGPPGHQPRLAFQQALNLRPPAWPDPERPQQFHLDVTVDDIEAAEKAALALGARRLPGEGEGFRVYADPAGHPFCLCWD
- a CDS encoding methionine synthase, which gives rise to MTDQAWPWPTGAATGIGSLPGTDIGEAQRVVLGELPELPHLPELPARGPGADMIGRSLGLLVELPVEVYAGRWRVAPRPGRDLRRARDLMERDLDQLAEQAEGYAGPIKVQAAGPLTLAASLELPIGGRMLRDPGAVRDLTGSLAEGLRAHVAAVARRLPQASVLLQLDEPSLPTVLAGRVPTESGLGAYRAVDPVDAAALLRTVVEAVGVPTLVHCCAPDVPLELIRSTGAVAVALDLDLVTKLDPLGEALDAGLGLLAGAAPTRPPSAGGAPTSAQIADRVRQLWDRLGFPRRQLAEQVVVTPACGLAGATPEYTRAVLAACRDAGRRFAED
- the mnmA gene encoding tRNA 2-thiouridine(34) synthase MnmA — its product is MRVLAAMSGGVDSAVAAARAVAAGHDVTGVHLALARNPQTYRTGARGCCTLEDSRDARRASDVIGIPFYVWDMADRFHEDVVDDFVAEYAAGRTPNPCLRCNEKIKFAAVLDRAVALGFDAVVTGHHARLGADGLLRRSVDLAKDQSYVLAVLTREQLDRSIFPLGDSTKAQVRAEAAERGLAVADKPDSHDICFIADGDTRGFLAGRLGEAPGDVVDASTGAVVGSHSGAYAYTVGQRRGLHLDRPAPDGRPRYVLSITPKTNTVTVGPAEALEVSDVHAVRPVWTGSARPDVPVECEVQLRAHGDVTPATVALDGDRLHAELRRPVRGVAAGQAVVAYRPDPAGDVVLGSATITG